The following proteins are co-located in the bacterium genome:
- the yihA gene encoding ribosome biogenesis GTP-binding protein YihA/YsxC yields MPSGRRGAGQAVFVAGAATLDRLPPPRQPEVAFAGRSNVGKSSLLNRLVGRRALARVSKTPGRTQQINFFAVDERLMLVDLPGYGFARVPLAVKAEWRQLVEGYLRGARPLRGVLVLVDVRRGLQADDQQLLDFLAAIGLRSAVIATKVDKLGRGARAAALAKLDRPGGGPPIAFSALNGEGTDAVWGVIEEWA; encoded by the coding sequence GTGCCGTCTGGCCGCCGCGGGGCAGGACAGGCGGTCTTCGTCGCCGGCGCCGCGACGTTGGACCGGCTGCCGCCGCCGCGGCAGCCGGAAGTCGCCTTCGCCGGGCGCTCGAACGTAGGCAAGTCGTCGCTGCTCAACCGGCTCGTCGGCCGGCGTGCCCTGGCCCGCGTCAGCAAGACGCCGGGTCGCACGCAGCAGATCAACTTCTTCGCCGTCGACGAGCGGCTGATGCTCGTCGACCTGCCGGGCTACGGGTTCGCCCGGGTGCCGCTGGCGGTCAAGGCGGAGTGGCGGCAGCTCGTCGAGGGCTACCTGCGCGGTGCGCGGCCGCTGCGCGGCGTGCTGGTGCTGGTCGACGTGCGGCGCGGCCTGCAGGCCGACGATCAGCAGTTGCTCGACTTCCTGGCCGCGATCGGGCTGCGGTCGGCGGTGATCGCGACCAAGGTCGACAAACTGGGTCGCGGCGCCCGCGCCGCCGCGCTGGCGAAGCTCGACCGCCCGGGCGGTGGCCCGCCAATCGCGTTCTCGGCACTGAACGGCGAGGGCACTGACGCCGTGTGGGGCGTCATCGAGGAGTGGGCGTAG